One genomic segment of Chitinophaga parva includes these proteins:
- a CDS encoding DsrE family protein: protein MKQLAIQLACCLLLATAAHAQADTGKLAANKAFTGARATQKHYNAIYQLDSNDPKTIVKAFRNIQNALSDPRLQGKVTIELVTFAAGTDVVLKDGPYEKDLQDLIEKGVIVAQCANSLRERKIPQDKVFDFIAIVPSGNGELILRQAEHWAIVKP from the coding sequence ATGAAACAATTAGCGATCCAACTGGCCTGCTGCCTGCTGCTGGCCACCGCCGCGCACGCGCAGGCCGATACCGGCAAACTGGCTGCCAACAAGGCTTTTACCGGTGCCAGGGCCACACAGAAACATTATAACGCTATTTATCAACTGGACTCCAACGATCCCAAGACCATCGTCAAGGCATTCCGCAACATCCAGAACGCGCTCAGCGATCCCCGCCTGCAGGGCAAGGTCACCATTGAACTGGTCACTTTTGCGGCCGGCACGGACGTAGTGCTGAAAGATGGCCCTTATGAAAAGGACCTGCAGGACCTTATTGAAAAAGGCGTGATCGTGGCTCAATGCGCTAATTCCCTGCGGGAAAGGAAGATCCCGCAGGACAAGGTCTTTGATTTTATTGCCATTGTACCAAGTGGTAACGGGGAGCTGATCCTGCGCCAGGCGGAGCACTGGGCCATTGTAAAACCATAA